The following are encoded in a window of Gossypium raimondii isolate GPD5lz chromosome 13, ASM2569854v1, whole genome shotgun sequence genomic DNA:
- the LOC105783167 gene encoding immune-associated nucleotide-binding protein 9, which produces MMGGSAIDDDWEFTSPSNGIKTVVLVGRTGNGKSATGNSILGKKSFKSRASSSGVTSTCELQKTVLKDGQILNVIDTPGLFDFSAGSEFIGKEIVKCIDLAKDGIHAVLVVFSVRTRFSQEEEAALRSLQTLFGSKIVNYMIVVFTGGDELEENEETLEDYLGRECPQPLKDILGLCGNRLVLFDNKTKDETKRVKQVQDLLTLVNMVIEQNGGQPYTDELFAELKKGATKLRDQQEVVAALKGYSKREISEFKEQIERSYEEQLMRITEMVESKLKETTVRLEQQLAEEQAARLKAEELAQLAQMKSNDEIRKLRENLERAQKETEELRKQAARCAIL; this is translated from the exons ATGATGGGTGGAAGTGCAATAGATGATGATTGGGAGTTCACCTCTCCTTCCAATGGTATTAAGACTGTGGTTTTAGTTGGACGTACCGGCAATGGGAAAAGTGCAACTGGCAATAGCATTCTTGGAAAAAAATCCTTCAAATCAAGGGCTAGCTCATCTGGGGTTACTAGTACTTGTGAATTGCAGAAAACAGTGCTCAAAGATGGGCAAATTTTAAATGTCATTGATACTCCTG GGTTGTTTGATTTCTCAGCTGGATCTGAATTCATTGGAAAAGAAATTGTCAAATGTATTGATCTTGCCAAGGATGGAATCCATGCagttcttgttgttttctcagTTAGGACCCGCTTTTCGCAAGAAGAGGAAGCTGCATTGCGTAGTTTGCAGACTTTATTTGGTAGCAAAATTGTTAACTACATGATTGTAGTGTTTACTGGTGGGGATGAACTGGAAGAAAATGAGGAAACATTGGAAGATTATTTGGGTCGCGAGTGCCCGCAGCCATTAAAG GACATTCTAGGTCTTTGTGGAAACCGACTTGTACTTTTTGACAACAAGACTAAGGATGAAACCAAGAGAGTGAAACAAGTTCAGGATCTTCTCACACTTGTGAACATGGTCATAGAACAGAATGGTGGGCAACCATATACTGATGAGTTGTTTGCGGAACTGAAG AAAGGGGCAACTAAACTTCGTGATCAACAAGAAGTGGTTGCTGCTCTAAAGGGCTACTCCAAGCGAGAAATATCCGAGTTTAAGGAGCAGATTGAAAGATCATATGAAGAGCAGCTTATGCGAATTACTGAAATG GTTGAGTCAAAGCTGAAGGAGACGACTGTCAGGTTGGAGCAGCAGTTAGCAGAGGAGCAGGCAGCACGGCTGAAGGCGGAAGAGTTGGCGCAGTTAGCTCAAATGAAATCAAATGATGAAATCCGGAAGCTTCGAGAGAATCTAGAAAGAGCACAGAAAGAGACAGAGGAGCTCCGCAAGCAAGCTGCTCGGTGTGCCATCCTGTGA